The DNA sequence CAGGTCCTCGGCCCATTCGGGCGTCTTCGCGACGCCGTCCCGCTCGCCCATGACGTAGCGGCGCAGGATGTCGGCACCGACGGTGTAGCGGTCGAGGAAGCCGAAGTCGGCGAGCCCTTCGTCGAACAGCGTGTGCATGAGTGCGAGCTGGACGGCGGTGTCGGTGCCGGGGTCGGCGGCCAGCCATTCGGCGCCCATCTCCTCGATGGTGTCGTCGCGCAGCGGACTGACTGACACGGTGCGCACGCCCTTCTCCGCCGCTGTGCGCATACCCGCGGCTGCGGTCTGCCGCGTCCGCCCGCCCGAGGCGTTCCAGGTGTTGGACAGCCGCAGGCCGCCGAAGGTCACCACCAGCTCGGTGTGCCGGGCGACGGCCTCCCAGGTGGGCGCCCGTTCGAGCAGGTCGGCCAGGCCGCCCATGCCGACCACGTGCGGCATCAGCACCTCGACGCATGCGTGGCTGTAGGTGTTGCGGGAGCGGGTGTAGCCGCCGACGGTGTTGAGGAACCGGTGGATCTGGCTCTGGGAGTGGTGGAAGCGGCCGGCGCTGGCCCACCCGTAGGACCCGCCGTAGATCGCGGCGTTGCCGTGTTCGCGGCGGACGCGGTCGAGCTCCGCGGCGAGCAGGTCGAGCGCCGTGTCCCAGTCGACCTCCACGTACTCGTCGCCCGGCGTACCGCGCACGGGGTCGGGTCCGGGACCGCCGTCCAGCCAGCGCCGCCGTACGGCCGGCGCGGCGACGCGCGTCTCGTGGTGCTGGGCGCCGGGGGTGTTGCGGCTGATGGGCGGCGGGTCTTCGTCGTCGGCGCCGGGGCGCACGCCGACGACGCGGCCGCCGGCGACGAGCACGTCGTAGGTGCCCCAGTGCGAGCTGGTGGGGTGGCTGGTCGTCTGCTCGTCCTGCCGGTCCATCGCGTTCTCTCCCGTCGGGGGCCGCTGCGTCCGGGCCGGGTGCGGCCCCCCGAATCGCTTTCTTCTTCGCAGACTATGCAGGCTCTTGCGGAACCGCGCCGGGACCGCACAGCACCGTGCCATGAGAATGCGCACGTGGGTGGACTCGCAGGGCACCTGCGAGGATGTCCGGCGGCGCCGGGCCGCGTTGGCGGAGGCGCCGCAGGAGCCCGTCGAGGCAAGGGAGGCTGTCATGAGTGCGGTGGCATCGCGGTCGCGCCGCTCGGTACTGGCGGTACCGGCGTCCAACCCCCGGTTCGTCGAGAAGGCGCGCGGCCTGGAGGTCGATGCCTTCTTCCTCGATCTGGAGGACGCGGTGGCCCCGGGGGAGAAGGCCGCGGCACGCGCCGGCGCCGTCGACGCGCTCAACGCGGGCGGGTGGGGCGCGAAGGTGCGCACGGTGCGGGTGAACGACCTGCAGACGCCGTGGACCTACCGCGACGTCATCGAGGTGGTCGAGGGCGCCGGGGCCGAACTGGACTGCCTGGTGCTGCCCAAGGTGACCGGACCGGACCACGTTCGGTGGCTGGACACCCTGCTCACCCAGATCGAGGCGGCCAACGGGCTCGCCCCGGGCCGGATCGGCATCGAGGCCCAGATCGAGGACGCCGGCGGACTGGCCCGGGTGGACGAGATCGCTGCGGCGTCACCGCGGCTGGAGACCCTGGTCTACGGTCCCGCCGACTTCATGGCCTCGCTGAACATGCGGACGCTGGTGGTCGGCGAGCAGCCGCCCGGCTACGACGTGGGCGATGCCTACCACTACGTCTACATGCGCATCCTGGTGGCCGCGCGCGCCAACGGCCTGCAGGCGATCGACGGCCCCTACCTGCAGGTCCGCGATGTCGAGGCGTTCCGCCGCTCCGCCGGGCGCACGGCCGCGCTCGGCTTCGACGGCAAGTGGGTGCTGCACCCGCTGCAGGTGGATGCCGCCAACGAGGTCTATGCGCCCAGCCAGGAGGACTACGACCACGCCGAGCGGATCCTGGACGCCTACGAGCACGCCACGACGGTGGAGCGGCGCGGTGCCGTGATGCTCGGCGAGGAGATGCTCGACGAGGCGTCGCGCAAGATGGCGCTGGTGGTGGCGGGCAAGGGCCGCGCCGCCGGCATGCGCCGCGCTCCCGAAGGACCCGAGGGCGGCGGGACCTGATACCGCCGCCGGAGCGCGCACCCGCGGCCCGCTCCGGCGGCCGCCTGCGGCGCCGCACGGGCGGAGAGGCGTCCCGGCCCCTTTCGTGTCGGCGATCACCGCGGTAGATTGTTTGCCTGAGTCAAATGAACCCGCTCCGGCGCTGACCGGGGGGTCAACCGGGGCGGGCACCCGTGTGGGAGGCCATGAGCACGCCCGAACCCGAAGCCGCCGGCGTCCCGAACGAGGACGTCGCCGCGATCCGCGCGTTCAACCGCTTCTTCACCCGCCGCGTCGGAGTACTCAAGCCCGGCCTGTTCGACTCCCCGTGGTCGCTGACCGAGGCCCGCATCATGTACGAACTGCGGCACCGCGCCCGCGCCGAGGCCCTGGATCTGCGCCGCGAGCTCGACATGGACGCCGGGCAGCTCAGCCGCGTGCTGACCCGGCTGCAGCGCAACGGCCTGGTTTCGCGTTCGCCCTCGCCCGAGGACGGCCGCAGGCAGGTCGTGGAGCTGACCGACGCGGGGCTGCGCGCGGCGAAGACGCTGGACGAACGCGCCCGGGAGCAGGTCGTCGGCCTGGTGTCGCACCTGTCCACCGACGACCGGCGCCGGCTGATCGACGCGATGGCCACAGTGCGCCGCCTCTTCGACGCGCCCGGCACCCCCGACGCCGCCCCCGGTGCCGGGGACGGCGGAGAGAGCAGGGACGGCGAGCGTGCCCGACCGGCGCCGCCGCCCTCTGCTGCGCACCCCGCCGGGGCGTCGCTGCGCGCGCCGCGACCCGGCGACCTGGGCTGGATCGTGGCCCGCCACGGCGAACTCTACGCTCACGAGTACGGCTGGGACTCCTCCTTCGAAGCGTGGGTGGCGCGCCTCGTCGCCGAGCACGGCCGGTTCGGCGACACCGCCGCGCAGCACCTGTGGATCGCCGAGGCGGACGGCGAACGCGCCGGGTGCATCTCCTGCGTCCGCGAGGACGAACGGACCGCGCGGCTGCGGCTGTTCCTGGTGGAGCCCGGCGCGCGGGGCCGCGGCGTCGGCTCGCTGCTGGTGCGGCGCTGCGTGGAGTTCGCGCGCGCAGCGGACTACCGGCGCATGGTGCTGTCCACCTACTCGGTGCTGGCGGCCGCCCGGCGCATCTACGAGGGTGCCGGTTTCCGCCTGGCCGAGGAGCACGTGGAGCACGTCTTCGGGCGGAACCTCGCGGCCCAGGTGTGGGAGCGCGAGCTGTGACCGAGAGGCGACCGCCGCGCCGCACGGAACGGACGGCCGGCGGTCTGCGTCCAATCAAACCGATGACGTTCCGCACGGCGGCCCGACGCCGCCGGCGGGTGAAGGAGGCGTTGCACCGTGAAGTGGACATCCGCCGTCTCCGGGCTCGCGCTGGGCCTGGGGACCGGCGTCGCGTTCGGAGTGGCGCTGGACAACCTGGCCGTGGGTATCGCCCTGGGCATCGGAGTGGGCATCGCCTTCGGAGCCGCGTTCCAGAAGAAGGGCGGCGGCGATGGCGGCGATGGCGGCTGAACGGTCGGCCGCGATGCACCCGCGCTTCGCGGGCCTGCTGATCGGCTCGTCCTTCGGGGCGGTGTTCGTCTGCGTCAACGTCCAGCCCCCGTTACCCGCCGCCGCTTCCGCCACCCTGCGCGTCGCGGCGGTGGCCGCCTTCCTGACTGTGGTCGCGCTCGGGTTCGCCGCGGCCCGCCGCGGCGCGTTCGGCGAAAGCGGCGCCGACGACGCATCGGCCGGACGCCCACCGATGTTCGGCCGCGGCTTTCTGCTCGTCGTCGCCGCCGAGGCGGTGGTGCTGTTCGGCGGCTTCCCCGTGCTGCGCGAGCTGGGCGCACCCGCCGAGGCCAACCTCGCCTGGATCGCGCTTGTCGTGGGCGTGCACTTCATAGCGCTGGCGGCGGTGTGGCGGGCGCCGAGCGTCGCCGTACCCGGCGCGGCGTTGGCGCTGCTCAGCGCAGCGGGCTTCGCGCTGGCCGCCGCGGCGCTGGCGCCCCTGGTGCCCCTTGTCAGCGGCGTCGGCTCGGGCGCCGTCCTCCTCGGGGCCGGGATCGCCGCGACGGGCCGCGCCTTTCTCGCTTCGCGCGTCTGACCCGGCGCCCGGCCCGCCGCGGCCCGGCGCAGCGGCCCGCCCGAACCGCACCGCGACGGTTCTCACCACCCGGTACAGCGCTCGGCCACATCCGCACCGAGGACCTTCCCCGCACCGAGTGTTCCTCTTACCGGCGGCTAACCCGGATGGTCCACCATGGTTGCCATGACCCGAGCCGGCAGTGTCCTGATCGCCGACGACGACCGCGCCATCCGCGATTCGCTGGAGCGGGCCCTGCGCTTGGAGGGCTACCGGGTGCGCACCGCGGCCGACGGCGTCGAGGCGCTGGCCGAGGTGCACGGGGAGCCGGTCGACCTGCTGGTCCTGGACGTGATGATGCCCGGTGTCGACGGCCTGGGCGTGTGCCGCGTGCTGCGCAAGGAGGGCGACCGCACGCCCATCCTGATGCTGACCGCACGGGTGGAGACCTCCGACCGCGTGGCCGGACTCGACGCCGGCGCCGACGACTACCTGCCCAAACCCTTCGAGCTGGAGGAGTTGCTGGCGCGGCTGCGCGCGCTGCTGCGCCGGGCGAGCCCCGCCGCCGAAGAGGGCGCCGTCGAGCCGCTGCAGGTCGGGGACCTGCGGATGGACCCTGGCTCGCGCCGGGTGTGGCGGGGCGGCCAAGAGGTCGAACTGTCCAAGACCGAGTTCGACCTGCTCGAACTGCTGGTGCGCAACGCCGGCATCGTGCTGGACCACCCGACGATCTACGACCGCATCTGGGGTTACGACTTCGGGCCGGAGTCCAAGAACCTCGCCGTCTACATCAGCTACCTGCGCCGCAAGCTGGAACCGGAGGGCGCGTCGACGCTGATCCACACCGTGCGGGGCGTGGGCTACACCGTGCGTCCCCAGGAGACGGGGTGAGCCGGTGACACGCAGCGCT is a window from the Streptomonospora litoralis genome containing:
- a CDS encoding response regulator transcription factor — encoded protein: MTRAGSVLIADDDRAIRDSLERALRLEGYRVRTAADGVEALAEVHGEPVDLLVLDVMMPGVDGLGVCRVLRKEGDRTPILMLTARVETSDRVAGLDAGADDYLPKPFELEELLARLRALLRRASPAAEEGAVEPLQVGDLRMDPGSRRVWRGGQEVELSKTEFDLLELLVRNAGIVLDHPTIYDRIWGYDFGPESKNLAVYISYLRRKLEPEGASTLIHTVRGVGYTVRPQETG
- a CDS encoding bifunctional helix-turn-helix transcriptional regulator/GNAT family N-acetyltransferase yields the protein MSTPEPEAAGVPNEDVAAIRAFNRFFTRRVGVLKPGLFDSPWSLTEARIMYELRHRARAEALDLRRELDMDAGQLSRVLTRLQRNGLVSRSPSPEDGRRQVVELTDAGLRAAKTLDERAREQVVGLVSHLSTDDRRRLIDAMATVRRLFDAPGTPDAAPGAGDGGESRDGERARPAPPPSAAHPAGASLRAPRPGDLGWIVARHGELYAHEYGWDSSFEAWVARLVAEHGRFGDTAAQHLWIAEADGERAGCISCVREDERTARLRLFLVEPGARGRGVGSLLVRRCVEFARAADYRRMVLSTYSVLAAARRIYEGAGFRLAEEHVEHVFGRNLAAQVWEREL
- a CDS encoding HpcH/HpaI aldolase/citrate lyase family protein, with translation MSAVASRSRRSVLAVPASNPRFVEKARGLEVDAFFLDLEDAVAPGEKAAARAGAVDALNAGGWGAKVRTVRVNDLQTPWTYRDVIEVVEGAGAELDCLVLPKVTGPDHVRWLDTLLTQIEAANGLAPGRIGIEAQIEDAGGLARVDEIAAASPRLETLVYGPADFMASLNMRTLVVGEQPPGYDVGDAYHYVYMRILVAARANGLQAIDGPYLQVRDVEAFRRSAGRTAALGFDGKWVLHPLQVDAANEVYAPSQEDYDHAERILDAYEHATTVERRGAVMLGEEMLDEASRKMALVVAGKGRAAGMRRAPEGPEGGGT